AATGGCCGTCTCAGGCCGAAGGTACACCGGGAGGAGCTCCGCAACGAGAGTCAAGACGGTGAAAGTCGCAAAAAGTGACAGAAGATGAGAAGACCAGAAGATGTGGGAAACCGAAAACCCCAAAATCCCAAGACCTGCCCCGATGACACAGGCTAAGTACAGAAAAAGCCAAAACTTTCTTTTCATTCTCTACAACTCATCGGGTGGGCCAACAGGGGCAAGGCTCAAGGCCTCCAGCTAAAACCAGCCCCGCTGGCAATAATGATGGCCAGCAGGCCAAGGAGCACGCTCAGGACCTTCGCCATTGTGGACCCTCCTTCGTACGTTTCTCATCCCCTTCCGCTTTTCGGGGATGGCCACCGCTCCGCTCGTGGTTACGAAGAAACTGTTGGCCCACCCTCCTCCTCGAAGCGCTCTATGTGGAAAACGAGTTTCCGGTTAACGGCATCAAGAGTCGACCGGGCAACGGCCTCGTAGATATCCTCCCGCACTAAAGCTGTGCCGACGAGAAGATCCTCTTCTTTCCGTGCCCCTCCCCGGGCGTAGTCCACGAAGGTGAGAACGACCTCGATTTCCCCTAAGTGGTGCGTGGAAACGTTGTGGAGCATGAAGAGCGTATCCCCCACAATCTGGTTGAGGCAGTTGAGCGTCGCTTTGGCTACTAAGAAAGCGTGGCTTCGAACCCGAGAGGCACTCTCGGTGGCCACGCCTTTGTAGATTCGCTCCCCGAGCTTCACCTCAACCTCGACTTCCACGGCATCGGGGGTCTTCTTCCACCCAAGGCCCCAGAGGACCAGACGGGGCACAAACCACTTCGTTTCTTCCTCAACGTCAAAGGTGACGACGCTGATTTTCTTGTGGTCGATGTCGATACCAAAGCGGGCTTTGAGGAGGGTCTCGATATCCCGAACGAGGAGCTTGGGGGATTTCGTCGAACGGGCAAGGACGTGGACCTCTTCAATGCTTGAGTCGCCCACAACTTTTGCGTTGAGGACCCCGTCCAGGCACTCGATGGCTTTTTCCAGGGCTCTCAAGTCGAGCTTTGTCATCTTCAGTACACAAGGTCGATGAGACCGTAGTTTCCGTCCTTCCTCTTATATACCACCTGGACTTTCTCCTTATCAAGGTCTTTGAAGACAAAAAAAGTGTGGCCAAGGAGTTCCATCTGGAGAATGGCGTCCTCAAGGCTCATGGGACGGAGCACGAACTCCTTCACCTTAACCACCCGATCGGCAATGGTGGTTTCTCTCTCCTCTTCCCCAGGGATTCCCTCAAGGGCAACGAGCTCCTCCTTTTTGAGGAGCCCCCTCCGTTCCAGCTTCTCCTTGTGGCGCTTCACCTGGCGCTCGAGCTTCTCGAGGACCTCATCGAAAGCCGTCCTCCAGTCCGGACCCTCTCCCTCTCCCCGGAGCACCACCCCACTTGCCGTCATGGTTACCTCAACCCGTATCCGGCCGCGCTCGGAGTAGAAGTGGACCGTGGCGTCGAGAATCCGCTTGAAGAAGCGCTCGAGTTTGGCGAGTTTCTTCGTCACGTGGTCCCGAATGAGCTCCGTTACCTCAACGTTTTTTCCTCGCACAACGATTTCCATGCCTCCAACCTCCCCACGTTATGGAATCGGCTCCACGAGAACGTGCTCTTCGCAGCGAGGAACCATCTTTGGGTCGAAAACCCCCGCACCTTCCAGAAAGGTGTTCGCAAGGCCACAGGCCGTCCCAAAACGAAGAGCCTCCTCAAAAGGAGCCCCCTGAGA
This sequence is a window from Candidatus Caldatribacterium sp.. Protein-coding genes within it:
- the raiA gene encoding ribosome-associated translation inhibitor RaiA, with product MEIVVRGKNVEVTELIRDHVTKKLAKLERFFKRILDATVHFYSERGRIRVEVTMTASGVVLRGEGEGPDWRTAFDEVLEKLERQVKRHKEKLERRGLLKKEELVALEGIPGEEERETTIADRVVKVKEFVLRPMSLEDAILQMELLGHTFFVFKDLDKEKVQVVYKRKDGNYGLIDLVY